The following nucleotide sequence is from Halorussus caseinilyticus.
GCACCCTCGCGCAGTTCAAGCGCCTCGCCGGGAAACTCGACGGCCAACCCTACGGCCTGTCGGTGTTCGCCGACGACGTGCGCGAGACGCTGGGCATCCAGACCGACCCCGACCGCCGGGGCTACCCGTGGGAGGACGGCACCGCGGTCATGGGCGTGTTGAACGTCACGCCCGACTCGTTCCACGACGGCGGCCGCTACGAGGCCGTCGAGGACGCGGTGGCCCGAGCCGAGGAGATGGTCGAGGCGGGCGCGGACATCGTAGACGTGGGCGGCGAGTCCACCCGCCCCGGCGCGGACGAGATTCCGGTCGAAGACGAAATCGACCGCGTGGTCCCGGTAATCGAGCGCATCGCCGACCTCGGCGCGATGGTCTCCATCGACACACGGAAGGCCGCAGTCGCCGAGGCCGCCCTCGACGCCGGGGCCGACATCCTGAACGACGTGTCGGGTCTCGAAGACCCCGAGATGCGATTCGTCGCGGCAGAGTACGACGCGCCAATCGTCGTGATGCACAGCGTCGACGCGCCCGTGGTCCCCGAGAGGGACGTTCACTACGACGACGTGGTGGAGGACGTGATAGACGAACTGGAGGAGAAGGTCCTGCTGGCCGAAAAAGCCGGACTCGACCGCGAGCAAATCATCGTGGACCCCGGTCTCGGCTTCGGGAAGCAATCGGCCGAGAGCTTCGAGTTGCTCGGCCGGACCGACGAGTTCCACGCGCTGGAGTGTCCCGTCCTCGTCGGCCACTCCCACAAGTCGATGTTCGGCCTGATTGGAGAGGACGACGACAGAACGGCCGCGACGGTGGCCGGGACCGCAATCGCGGCCGAACGCGGGGCCGACATCGTTCGGGTCCACGACGTTGCCGAGAACGTCGCCGCGGTGAACGCGGTGGAGGCCGCGGACGGGCCGGAGCGGTTCGAAGAATAGCGGGGCGACGCGACCGACCGCCTCGTTTTTACAGCAACACGACCAGAACCACCAGTAGCGCCACCACCAACACGACGCCGCCCGCGACGGCCGCGGGTTCGACCCAACTCATCCGCTCTTTCGCCTCGTCGTAGGCGGTCAGGTACTTGTCCAGCACCTGCTCGTCGTCGTAGTCCGCGAAGTTCTCGTTGTAGTCCATCGGGTCCATCTCGCTGGCGGTGAGGAGGGCGTCGGTGAGTTCCTGCTCGCTGGTCGTTCGGAAGGCGCGGTCCTGCTGTTCGACCAGTTCGTGGGCGCTCGACTCGACGTGGTACTCCACGACGCCCGCGCACCCGCACGCCAGTGCCCGGAGCAAGTCGGTCGGGAACGCCTCCCGGCGGGCGGTCTGGGCGTAGACGTGCGCGCCCTTGAACGCCGCGAGTCGGTTTTCGAGCGGTTGGTCGCCAGCGAACGACACCCGGTCGTCGATTCGCAGGTCCCGGACCTGCCGCTCGTACACCTCGCGCTCGGGACCGTCGCCGATGACGACGGCCGACCAGTCGTGGTCCCGGAGTTCGGCCAGCGCCAGAAGCAGGCTTTCGAGGTTGGCGTCGGCGTCGAGTCGCCGGGAGTAAACGATGTCGGCGACTTCGCGGGCCGGGGCCGCGCGGATTGCGTTCAGGTCGATGCCGTTGGGGACGACCCGGACCGCCTCGCCGTCCGCGCCGAGTTCCCGGACGCGAGTCCGGACGGTTTCGGAGGGCGTGAGAACGAGGTCCGGGACGCTCGCGGCGAGACGCCACCGCGGGTCGTCGGCGTCACCGGTGTCGGGCGACTCGTACCAGTCCACGACCAGCGGTGCCCGGAGGAAGAGACTGGCGACTTTCGCGGCGAGGACGTGTGTCGGGTCGGCGGCGGTGGCCTGAATCACGTCCGGGTCTACGGCCCGGAGGACTGCCGGGAGCGCGACGGCGAATCGGCCCTCGCCGGGCGCGTCGGTGACTGCCCGGTAGGTCACGCCGTCCTGTTCGAACGAGTCGTGGTCGCCGTCCCACCACTGCGCGCAACAGACAACCACGTCGTGGCCCCGGCCAGAGAGCGCCTCGGCAGTGCGCCGGATTCGTCGCGTTGCCCCCGTCCCGCGGTGTTGGGCCACCGTCTCCGAGACGAACGCGACGCGCATACGAAGCGCCACGAAGCGACCGACTAAAAACCCAACCTTTCTCGTCTCCGCGCTCGCCCGCCGCGCGCCAGCGTGACTCCCCCCGGTCCGGCGCGTGCGGGCGCGGCCCGCAAGTGGCCGCGCCCACCCGCGCGAGGTCGTCGGCGGTGTGCGCCGACTGCTCGGCAGACCGGATTGTCTGCCGGTGGACGACCGAACGAGCGCCGAAGGCGCGAGTGAGGGAGTCGGTTGGGGAGGGCGTGGCCCGCGGTGGCGGTGCGGGACGGGTGCGGTCTGATTGGTTCAAGCCTGAAGCTAGTGACTTTCTCGTCTCCCGTCCCTCGTCTCTCCGTCTCCCATCTCTCCCGTCCCTCGTCTCTCCGTCTCCCATCTCTCCCGTCCCTCGTCTCTCCGTCTCCCATCTCTCCCGTCCCTCGTCTCTCCGTCTCCCATCTCTCCCGTCCCTCGTCTCCCACCCCGCCGTCCCCAGTTTTCCCTCCACGCCCGCCGGTCCACGGACGAACTTCGCGCGTCGCCAGCAGACATAACCAAAGATACCCGAAAGACAACTATACAATCCTCTACAAAATCTACAGCTGTTTCAACAACACGTAAATAAGTCTCAGTCGTTCACTTCGAGGATGAAGTCCGGCGCGGCGTTGTTCGCGCGTCGTCGCCAGCGCCGCAGGTCGTGGGTGTGGAACAGCGCCGTCACGCCGAACACGGCGATGACGAGCAGGGCATACTGGACGCCCGAGAGGAGCGTGAAGGGGTAGAGATTCGCCCACACCGAGGCGAGGACGAGGAGGCTCACCGCCGCGAGTCCGAGGTACAACCGGTGCCACGGGAGGGAGGCCTGCGGGTCGCTGGCGAGTTGCAGGTCGAGTCTGGCGGCCTTGTCGGTCGTTCGGACCAGACTCTGTTCGGCCTCGTACTCGAGAACTCCCGCCGACTCCAGTTTCGGCAGGTGGGTCTGGTGGAGCGCACTGTACACCGACTTTCGTTGGCTCGGTGAAATCTCGGATACGGACGTGTCGTTCTCCCACGCCGCGACTTGCTCGGCGAGTTCGCCGAGTTCCACCGGACCGCCGTATCGCTGGAGGTAGTAGAGTACGTACCGACGGCGGAGGTTCTTCACGGCGTCGAAGACTTCCTCGCGGGAAGTCCGTGTGCTTTCAGTTGCCATCCTCGTTGGAGAAAACGGAGGATAGAAACGCTCATAAACCGATTCGACTGTTTACGCGGTCCCCGAAATCGTTCAACGATTCAACCGAAAGTTGCCCGGCGGGGTTCGGGCAGAAACTCTTCGTTCCGAGACGGCGGCGAGACTCGAACCCGTAGCCGAAACCGCGACTGCCGACCTCCGGAGTCGTCGGACCGGACGGTCGGTCGGACTCCCGGCGCGTTCCACCGTCGGGACGCCCAGCGGAAGCCTCGTGACCCACCGGCGTTAGAACCACCTGTTACTACGAGTTCCATTGCTGATTTCGACTTCGCGGTGGGTATAGGCTCTGTCTACCGCGTTCGCGCCGACCGCTCCGGCGGAACCGCTCCGACGAGGCGAACCGCTCGCCGTGACTCGGTACCGGGACCGTCAGTCGTCGTTTCCGTCGCCTTCGCCACCGCTTTTCTCTCCGCCGTCGTTCCCGTCCCCGTTTCCAGTTCCGTTGTTTCGCTCGCCGTCGTCGCCGCTCTCGCTCGCGTTCGGCACTGCGGCGACCGACCATCCGGCGAGGTCGCCGCGTCCCGCCCCGACGAGGGTCGCGTCGGCCTCGGCCAGCGAGACGGTCCCCGAGAGTTCGTCCGTCTCGCCGCCGTAGACGATGTGGACCGCGCCGGTCGCGGTGTCCTCGCCGGTCGCGTTGTACGACGGCGCGCCGACCAGCAGGTCGGCCGCGCCGTCGCCGTTCACGTCGCCGACCGCGGCGACCGACCATCCGGCGAGGTCGCCGCGTCCCGCCCCGACGACTTCGGCGTCTGCGTCCCCGAGTTCGACCCGGCCGGACGGACCACCGCCTTCGTGGGAGGCGCGCCCCGTCGCGTCGGCGGCGTCGGTCCGCGCGAGTCCCGACGCCGAGTGCAGTTGCCGCCACGACCAACGTCACGACTGCGACCACACGAACCCGAG
It contains:
- a CDS encoding integrin alpha; this encodes MHSASGLARTDAADATGRASHEGGGPSGRVELGDADAEVVGAGRGDLAGWSVAAVGDVNGDGAADLLVGAPSYNATGEDTATGAVHIVYGGETDELSGTVSLAEADATLVGAGRGDLAGWSVAAVPNASESGDDGERNNGTGNGDGNDGGEKSGGEGDGNDD
- a CDS encoding glycosyltransferase family 4 protein translates to MRVAFVSETVAQHRGTGATRRIRRTAEALSGRGHDVVVCCAQWWDGDHDSFEQDGVTYRAVTDAPGEGRFAVALPAVLRAVDPDVIQATAADPTHVLAAKVASLFLRAPLVVDWYESPDTGDADDPRWRLAASVPDLVLTPSETVRTRVRELGADGEAVRVVPNGIDLNAIRAAPAREVADIVYSRRLDADANLESLLLALAELRDHDWSAVVIGDGPEREVYERQVRDLRIDDRVSFAGDQPLENRLAAFKGAHVYAQTARREAFPTDLLRALACGCAGVVEYHVESSAHELVEQQDRAFRTTSEQELTDALLTASEMDPMDYNENFADYDDEQVLDKYLTAYDEAKERMSWVEPAAVAGGVVLVVALLVVLVVLL
- a CDS encoding DUF7344 domain-containing protein — translated: MATESTRTSREEVFDAVKNLRRRYVLYYLQRYGGPVELGELAEQVAAWENDTSVSEISPSQRKSVYSALHQTHLPKLESAGVLEYEAEQSLVRTTDKAARLDLQLASDPQASLPWHRLYLGLAAVSLLVLASVWANLYPFTLLSGVQYALLVIAVFGVTALFHTHDLRRWRRRANNAAPDFILEVND